One [Clostridium] saccharolyticum WM1 DNA segment encodes these proteins:
- a CDS encoding doubled motif LPXTG anchor domain-containing protein, with amino-acid sequence MKKLKRRFRQSLAGFLSFCLTMTSFHMVSWADVGKAFENENATFFINGDDLRESAQAAVDSGKIFHVEDLGLGEEDLSLKKEYEKLFGRGLVYEFMPSYDLDEEAGADGAELRMFVRVPDNQEGYLLKGEEEVIFLYVNESESRITFRSNIDGYLTQKVSVKAFSENASVLPGAGESAGKPDTDTPLGSGVTQEETTTAGEPEENPSETTGSETVGNPGESSGSETGGNSGEPTGSETEGNTSEPSGSEAEGKPSLPSDRETEAVPSESQAVGEQDTEAGNPENVSEGNGAAEAGPTVDSSNLEKGNDNSQSGNENKAAEGQEPVNTQVSVSRHLLPVLTDASYLLSTASEADEASVSGTSRGKSYGAVVLDESCYARAYTATLNQLHVDVSAEGYRVTYAADPVGTAYAEGPDLIGENDTFSFTVTPQIGYEISAVTVNGEAVVADETDNSAASDLGTRHYTITEVTGEQEVMITTAATGEHPEFRFEKTLNGVTVSLHAEQGILPAGTEAKIAEVTDKVKDAVKGKTAKATGEEGTVHDVLAYDIKLYYNGEELDNSWSDYGYVDVTFSGAPIKEKSQAADSIDISHLAMDVDVTSETVNKVSEEDVTALEAVAAPIMAGSENAVDEVSFEAEHFSTYTIRFLSVLTWADLKIHLMDINTGKELIYSNGMISEPVIPEIRYGVSHYANMILDELNLSGAYSFIKATLKNNVDSTRLQYFYYSWGWLYNYETSERINGHVYFWFGSKKSTLTYDANTGQLPVPAPQQYEKGKSVMIEFNPLPAKTGYVFLGWDENKNVASPMYTESGTRSFLMPDRNVTLYAIWGPASATPFSVKYWLQKSGTAGDQAGDFELAAGSPETKYGVTESKIYDRAYAKTINGYLYAEGLIDHKTEETVNGDGTSVLDLYYLRKFKIEVTADSGSRAYDGTPLTGGYQLTGGNLRAGDRMEVVLSGSITEAGQIANHIESIVVKDAAGTIVTDKYDIVSNDGILTVTKALVTVTAENKTKKYGEDVPALTYRAEGLKNGETLEGLNVKAEPYTGATKASPAGDYVIAFKNQVTETKNYEIRYQDGTLSIGKYPETIVIKALDGNKVYDGTELANAGYRMTGSLVEGDYIDQVVMTADSRIKDAGTQSNRIDSVVIRNEAGQDVTENYSGLTMAEGTLTVTKAPVTVTAENKTKKYGENLPALTYKAEGLKNGETLEELKVNAELYTEATKTSPAGNYVITFKNPVTETKNYEISYKDGTLNVGVYTGIVEIRALSDIKVYDGKELTKAAYSVRGSLVSGDYIDKVVMTEDSRITDAGQQKNSIQYVVIKNAAGEDVTANYGNLKLTDGQLIVTKAPAFVIANSTYKVYGESNPRLEYEFKGFVDGETPLSLGIEPKLKTNANEKSPVGIYAITFDAPVTSTANYFITYIPGILVVKRNASDIVITAKSGTKVYDGTALTEAGYEVSGQLVSGDYVSSVEMTGDSVITDVGTQRNRIKSVVIKNAAGENVTKNYSSLKTAEGTLVISQAQVLVKAENKAKSYGEDLPALTYTVEGLKKEETLEGLHVTVEPYTEATKASPAGDYVISFRNKVEETKNYKITYGNGNLSIGKNEEALEITALDAEKVYDGTELARAEYTMSGNLKAGDYIDKVVMSTDSRITDAGTQKNKIDYVVIKNLAGQDVTESYAGLILAEGTLTVRKAQVTVTAADKTKGYGEEVPALEYTVKGLKNEETLKGLGVKVTLATEASKTSPAGAYRIIFKDPETETKNYKFSYEDGILMVEKNGEAIIITASDAEKVYDGKELSRFEYSMAGSLKSGDHLDQVVMTEDSRITNAGTQKNRIAHVVIRNAAGSDVTDSYTGLVTVPGTLTVHKANITITAANKAKIQGSTNPELTYSIQGLVNGETLEGLGLKLQLTTEATGSSAAGNYAIRFVDPVSAIENYNVSYGEGVLTVERRSSGGSSGGSSGGGGGLAPNSGRPYASGGPGDNAVTIEPEPVPLAALPENGNVADSLLLIDDGSIPLAGLPKTGDRSPINGLAALLSGFLLAAYAAVSRMRKEEER; translated from the coding sequence ATGAAGAAATTAAAAAGAAGGTTCAGGCAGAGCCTGGCAGGTTTTCTTTCCTTTTGTTTGACTATGACATCATTTCATATGGTGTCCTGGGCAGACGTGGGGAAGGCATTTGAAAATGAAAATGCCACATTTTTTATAAACGGAGATGATTTGCGGGAATCTGCACAGGCTGCAGTTGATTCAGGCAAAATATTCCATGTGGAGGACTTAGGCCTTGGAGAGGAGGATCTATCCTTAAAAAAAGAATATGAAAAATTATTTGGAAGAGGTCTGGTTTATGAGTTTATGCCCAGCTATGACTTGGATGAAGAAGCCGGTGCCGATGGTGCCGAACTGCGGATGTTCGTCCGGGTTCCGGATAATCAGGAAGGGTATCTTCTGAAAGGTGAGGAAGAGGTCATCTTCCTGTATGTAAATGAATCAGAAAGCAGAATCACGTTCCGTTCCAATATTGACGGATACCTGACTCAAAAGGTCAGCGTAAAAGCTTTTTCTGAAAATGCTTCGGTCCTTCCCGGTGCCGGCGAATCCGCAGGAAAGCCAGACACGGATACACCTTTAGGAAGCGGTGTAACTCAGGAGGAGACAACAACAGCCGGTGAGCCAGAGGAAAATCCCAGTGAAACTACTGGCAGTGAGACAGTGGGAAACCCCGGTGAATCTTCAGGCAGTGAGACAGGAGGAAACTCTGGTGAACCTACAGGCAGTGAGACAGAGGGAAACACCAGCGAACCTTCAGGCAGTGAAGCAGAGGGAAAACCCAGTTTACCTTCAGACCGTGAGACAGAGGCAGTCCCCAGTGAGTCCCAGGCCGTTGGTGAACAAGATACAGAGGCAGGAAATCCTGAGAATGTTTCTGAAGGCAACGGAGCTGCGGAAGCAGGACCCACCGTTGACAGCAGCAATCTGGAAAAAGGAAATGACAACAGCCAGTCCGGGAATGAAAATAAGGCGGCGGAAGGCCAGGAGCCGGTCAATACCCAGGTTTCTGTTTCAAGGCATTTGCTTCCCGTACTCACAGATGCTTCCTACCTGTTATCCACAGCCTCGGAAGCGGATGAAGCTTCCGTCAGCGGAACTTCCAGAGGAAAGTCATATGGTGCAGTGGTTCTGGATGAATCCTGCTATGCAAGGGCATATACTGCTACTTTAAACCAGCTTCATGTTGATGTATCAGCAGAAGGCTATAGGGTCACCTATGCAGCAGATCCGGTTGGAACCGCATATGCAGAAGGACCTGATCTAATCGGAGAAAACGATACTTTCTCCTTTACCGTAACGCCGCAGATTGGTTATGAGATCAGTGCTGTTACAGTGAATGGAGAGGCCGTAGTAGCTGATGAAACAGATAATTCCGCTGCATCAGACCTTGGGACACGGCACTATACCATAACGGAGGTTACCGGGGAACAGGAGGTTATGATCACCACGGCCGCCACCGGAGAGCATCCGGAGTTCCGGTTTGAAAAAACGTTAAACGGTGTGACTGTCAGTCTTCATGCGGAACAGGGCATTCTTCCGGCAGGAACAGAGGCTAAGATTGCAGAAGTAACGGATAAAGTAAAGGACGCTGTCAAGGGAAAAACCGCAAAGGCGACCGGGGAAGAGGGTACGGTCCATGATGTGCTGGCTTATGACATTAAGCTGTATTATAACGGAGAGGAACTGGATAACAGCTGGAGCGATTATGGATATGTTGATGTGACCTTTTCCGGGGCTCCGATCAAAGAAAAGAGCCAGGCCGCAGACAGCATTGACATTTCCCACTTAGCTATGGATGTGGATGTGACATCAGAAACGGTTAACAAGGTTTCAGAAGAAGATGTGACAGCTTTAGAGGCTGTTGCGGCTCCGATCATGGCCGGAAGCGAAAATGCAGTTGATGAGGTTTCTTTTGAAGCAGAGCATTTTTCTACCTACACCATTCGGTTTCTCAGTGTATTAACATGGGCTGATTTGAAGATCCATCTGATGGATATAAATACCGGCAAAGAATTGATATATTCAAATGGAATGATTTCAGAACCAGTTATACCGGAAATTCGATATGGTGTTTCGCATTATGCAAATATGATACTTGATGAACTGAATTTAAGCGGAGCGTATAGTTTTATTAAAGCCACCTTAAAAAATAATGTGGATAGTACCAGGTTGCAGTATTTTTATTATAGCTGGGGATGGCTGTATAATTATGAAACCTCGGAACGGATCAATGGCCATGTTTATTTCTGGTTCGGTTCCAAAAAGTCTACACTGACTTATGATGCGAATACGGGGCAGCTGCCTGTTCCCGCTCCCCAGCAATATGAAAAAGGAAAATCGGTAATGATTGAATTTAATCCGCTGCCGGCAAAAACCGGATATGTATTTCTCGGATGGGATGAAAATAAGAACGTGGCTTCCCCAATGTATACAGAAAGCGGTACCAGATCCTTTCTTATGCCTGATAGAAATGTAACATTATATGCGATATGGGGACCGGCAAGTGCAACGCCGTTTTCTGTAAAGTACTGGCTGCAGAAATCTGGTACGGCAGGAGATCAGGCCGGTGATTTTGAGCTGGCAGCCGGATCTCCGGAGACAAAATATGGTGTTACCGAAAGTAAAATCTATGATAGAGCTTATGCAAAAACCATAAATGGATATTTGTATGCGGAAGGACTTATTGATCATAAGACCGAAGAAACGGTCAATGGGGATGGTACTTCCGTACTGGATCTTTATTATCTCAGAAAATTTAAGATAGAGGTAACGGCAGACTCCGGGAGCAGAGCCTATGACGGCACCCCATTAACGGGGGGGTATCAGTTAACAGGCGGAAACCTTCGTGCCGGAGACAGGATGGAGGTGGTATTAAGCGGCTCCATAACAGAGGCGGGACAGATAGCAAACCATATTGAAAGCATTGTAGTTAAGGATGCTGCTGGAACGATTGTTACGGATAAGTACGATATCGTATCCAATGACGGAATACTCACGGTAACCAAAGCACTGGTGACCGTGACGGCTGAAAACAAGACCAAGAAATACGGAGAGGATGTTCCGGCTCTGACTTATAGGGCAGAGGGACTGAAGAATGGAGAAACCCTGGAAGGTCTTAATGTGAAGGCAGAGCCTTATACGGGAGCCACAAAGGCCAGTCCGGCTGGGGATTATGTGATTGCCTTCAAAAATCAGGTAACGGAAACAAAGAACTATGAGATCCGCTATCAGGATGGAACCCTGAGTATCGGAAAATACCCGGAAACCATTGTAATTAAGGCGTTGGATGGAAATAAGGTATACGACGGAACAGAACTGGCCAATGCCGGATACCGCATGACCGGAAGTCTGGTGGAGGGAGACTATATTGATCAGGTTGTTATGACTGCCGATTCCAGAATAAAGGACGCAGGCACGCAGAGCAACCGCATAGACTCCGTTGTCATCAGAAATGAGGCCGGCCAGGATGTAACAGAAAACTATTCAGGACTGACAATGGCAGAGGGGACGCTGACCGTTACCAAAGCTCCTGTGACGGTGACGGCTGAAAATAAGACGAAGAAATATGGGGAGAACCTGCCGGCTCTGACGTATAAGGCAGAAGGTCTTAAAAACGGAGAAACTCTGGAAGAACTTAAGGTAAATGCAGAGCTTTATACAGAAGCAACCAAGACCAGCCCTGCAGGAAATTATGTGATCACATTTAAGAATCCGGTAACGGAAACAAAGAACTATGAGATCAGCTATAAAGATGGAACCTTGAATGTAGGGGTTTACACAGGAATTGTTGAGATCAGGGCACTCAGTGATATTAAGGTATACGACGGAAAGGAATTGACGAAAGCTGCGTACAGTGTGAGAGGAAGCCTTGTCAGCGGAGATTATATTGATAAGGTGGTTATGACTGAGGATTCCAGGATAACGGATGCAGGCCAGCAAAAAAACAGCATTCAATATGTTGTCATTAAAAATGCAGCCGGAGAGGATGTTACAGCCAACTATGGTAACTTAAAGCTGACGGATGGTCAGTTGATCGTGACGAAGGCCCCTGCTTTTGTAATAGCAAATTCAACGTATAAGGTATACGGAGAATCCAACCCCAGGCTGGAATACGAATTCAAAGGATTTGTAGATGGAGAGACACCCTTAAGTCTGGGGATAGAACCAAAGCTGAAAACCAATGCCAATGAAAAAAGTCCGGTGGGGATTTATGCCATAACCTTTGATGCTCCAGTGACTAGTACGGCAAACTATTTCATCACCTATATCCCCGGAATCCTGGTGGTGAAACGGAATGCATCGGATATCGTGATTACAGCCAAAAGCGGGACCAAGGTATATGACGGAACGGCCCTGACTGAGGCGGGATATGAAGTAAGCGGCCAGCTTGTCTCAGGTGATTATGTTTCCAGCGTTGAGATGACCGGGGATTCTGTTATAACGGATGTGGGAACACAAAGAAACAGGATAAAATCAGTGGTGATTAAAAATGCGGCTGGAGAAAATGTGACGAAAAACTACAGCAGCTTAAAGACTGCGGAAGGAACTCTTGTCATAAGCCAGGCACAGGTACTGGTAAAGGCGGAAAATAAGGCAAAAAGCTATGGAGAGGATCTGCCTGCTTTGACCTATACGGTGGAAGGACTTAAAAAGGAAGAAACCCTTGAAGGGCTTCATGTGACCGTGGAACCTTATACGGAAGCGACAAAGGCCAGCCCTGCCGGGGATTACGTAATTTCTTTCAGGAATAAGGTAGAAGAAACAAAGAATTATAAAATCACCTATGGGAATGGAAATTTAAGTATCGGAAAGAATGAAGAAGCCCTTGAAATCACTGCGTTAGATGCAGAAAAAGTATACGATGGAACAGAACTGGCCAGAGCAGAATACACGATGTCCGGTAACCTGAAAGCCGGAGACTATATTGATAAGGTTGTCATGTCAACAGATTCCAGAATAACAGATGCAGGCACACAGAAAAATAAGATAGACTATGTTGTCATTAAGAATCTTGCGGGTCAGGATGTAACAGAAAGTTATGCAGGACTGATCCTGGCAGAAGGGACTCTGACCGTAAGGAAAGCCCAGGTCACGGTGACGGCTGCAGACAAGACAAAAGGATATGGGGAAGAAGTCCCGGCACTGGAGTATACGGTAAAAGGCCTGAAAAACGAAGAAACGCTGAAAGGATTGGGGGTAAAGGTCACATTGGCCACAGAAGCGTCAAAGACCAGCCCTGCCGGTGCTTACCGTATCATCTTCAAGGATCCGGAAACGGAAACCAAAAACTACAAATTCAGCTATGAAGATGGAATCCTGATGGTGGAAAAAAATGGGGAAGCCATTATCATTACGGCATCAGATGCAGAAAAAGTATACGACGGAAAAGAACTGTCCAGGTTTGAATACAGCATGGCAGGAAGTCTTAAATCAGGTGATCATTTGGATCAGGTCGTCATGACAGAAGATTCCAGGATAACCAATGCAGGAACACAAAAGAACAGGATTGCCCACGTTGTCATTCGGAATGCCGCCGGCTCTGATGTGACGGACAGCTATACAGGACTGGTTACAGTCCCTGGTACCCTGACGGTCCACAAGGCAAATATAACAATAACTGCGGCCAATAAAGCAAAGATCCAGGGAAGTACGAATCCGGAATTGACTTATAGCATTCAGGGTCTTGTAAATGGAGAAACCTTAGAAGGGCTTGGGCTTAAGCTGCAGTTAACCACGGAAGCCACTGGAAGCAGCGCTGCCGGCAATTACGCCATTCGGTTTGTTGATCCGGTTTCAGCTATAGAAAATTATAACGTTTCTTATGGGGAAGGCGTATTGACGGTAGAGAGAAGAAGCTCAGGAGGAAGTTCTGGCGGAAGCTCAGGAGGAGGCGGCGGTTTAGCACCTAATTCCGGCCGGCCATATGCATCAGGTGGTCCTGGAGATAATGCCGTTACCATAGAGCCGGAACCTGTTCCGCTGGCTGCTTTACCGGAAAATGGGAATGTTGCAGACAGTCTTCTTCTCATTGATGACGGCAGCATACCCCTGGCAGGTCTTCCAAAGACCGGGGACCGATCTCCAATTAACGGCTTAGCCGCACTCTTATCAGGATTTTTGCTGGCCGCATATGCAGCCGTCAGCCGTATGAGAAAAGAAGAAGAAAGATGA
- the ilvD gene encoding dihydroxy-acid dehydratase, with protein sequence MVSQGIRKLAPEMDPLRMGMGWMADDLSKMQIMVESTFGDSHPGSAHLLELVNRTADGVKEKGGKAARYFTTDICDGMAQGHDGINYSLVSRDMICNMIEIHAGATPFDGGVFISSCDKGVPAHLMAIGRINMPSILVTGGVMDAGPDLLTLEQIGKYSAMCQRGELEPEKLEYYKQHACPSCGACSFMGTASTMQVMGEALGLMLPGSALMPATCPDLKEIAGKAGHHIMELAAMGRKPRDLVTMESFENAIMVHAAISGSTNSLIHLPAIAHEFGLEIDSDMFDRLHRGAHYLLDIRPAGKWPAQYFYYAGGVPRIMEEIKSVLHLDARTVTGKTLGENLENLKQNGYYDKCDEYCAKAGVKKEEIIRPFEEAIGRDGAIAILKGNLAPEGAVIKHTACPEEMFQAVLNARPFDSEEEAIDAVLKHRVKPGDAVFIRYEGPKGSGMPEMFYTSEAISSDKELGRTIALITDGRFSGASTGPSIGHVSPEAAEGGPIALVEEGDMIQIDIPGRILAIVGVKGRRKTKREMEEILKERREKWQPRPSKYQSGVLKIFSERAVSPMKGGYME encoded by the coding sequence ATGGTTAGTCAGGGGATACGAAAGCTGGCTCCGGAAATGGACCCGCTGCGGATGGGGATGGGCTGGATGGCAGATGATCTGTCAAAAATGCAGATCATGGTGGAAAGCACCTTTGGTGACAGCCATCCGGGAAGCGCTCACCTGCTGGAGCTGGTGAACAGAACGGCGGATGGGGTGAAGGAGAAGGGGGGAAAAGCGGCGAGATATTTTACAACCGATATTTGCGATGGTATGGCCCAGGGCCATGACGGCATCAATTATTCCCTGGTATCCAGGGATATGATCTGCAATATGATCGAAATCCACGCAGGTGCCACTCCCTTTGACGGAGGGGTATTTATTTCAAGCTGTGATAAGGGAGTTCCGGCCCATCTCATGGCAATCGGCCGGATAAACATGCCTTCCATTCTGGTAACCGGGGGCGTCATGGATGCCGGTCCGGATCTTCTTACCCTTGAGCAAATTGGAAAGTACAGTGCCATGTGCCAGAGAGGGGAACTGGAGCCGGAAAAGCTGGAATACTACAAGCAGCATGCCTGCCCATCCTGCGGGGCCTGTTCGTTTATGGGAACGGCATCCACCATGCAGGTGATGGGAGAAGCTCTTGGGCTTATGCTTCCTGGATCAGCTCTTATGCCGGCAACCTGTCCGGATTTAAAAGAAATTGCTGGTAAAGCCGGCCATCACATAATGGAGCTTGCGGCAATGGGCAGAAAGCCAAGAGATCTGGTCACCATGGAATCCTTTGAGAATGCCATTATGGTGCATGCGGCCATATCCGGCTCCACCAATTCCCTGATCCATCTTCCTGCCATTGCCCATGAATTCGGCCTGGAAATTGACTCGGATATGTTTGACAGGCTGCACAGGGGGGCCCATTACTTACTTGACATCAGGCCCGCCGGAAAATGGCCGGCCCAGTACTTTTACTATGCAGGCGGAGTACCAAGGATCATGGAAGAGATCAAGTCAGTGCTTCATCTGGATGCAAGGACAGTGACCGGTAAGACTCTGGGTGAAAATCTGGAAAACTTAAAGCAAAATGGATATTATGACAAATGCGATGAATATTGTGCAAAGGCAGGAGTGAAAAAGGAAGAGATCATCCGGCCCTTTGAGGAGGCAATCGGCAGGGATGGTGCCATTGCCATATTAAAAGGAAATTTGGCTCCGGAAGGCGCCGTGATCAAGCATACCGCGTGTCCTGAGGAGATGTTTCAGGCAGTGCTGAATGCACGCCCCTTTGACAGCGAGGAAGAGGCTATTGATGCGGTTTTAAAGCACCGGGTGAAGCCGGGAGATGCCGTATTTATCCGCTACGAAGGCCCAAAGGGAAGCGGAATGCCGGAAATGTTCTACACCTCTGAGGCCATTTCATCAGACAAAGAGCTTGGACGCACCATTGCCCTGATCACAGACGGACGTTTTTCCGGGGCATCGACAGGACCTTCCATCGGACATGTTTCACCGGAAGCAGCTGAAGGCGGGCCTATTGCCCTGGTAGAGGAAGGAGATATGATCCAAATCGATATTCCAGGCAGGATCCTTGCCATAGTAGGCGTAAAAGGCCGGCGGAAAACAAAGCGTGAAATGGAAGAGATCCTAAAGGAACGACGGGAAAAATGGCAGCCTAGGCCGTCGAAATACCAGTCCGGAGTATTGAAAATATTCAGTGAACGTGCAGTATCCCCCATGAAGGGCGGCTACATGGAGTGA
- a CDS encoding FadR/GntR family transcriptional regulator gives MASTNKSLADKTTERIIRYIIDNKLREGAQLPNETTLSSLMGVGRSTLREAIRALVSRNILTVQQGSGIYVCHNTGVSDDPLGFTFIENKEKLVTDLLEFRMMIEPRVAALAASKATPAQAQELLLLANRVAECCEAGKPHAEADALFHAKIAEISENVIVPQLEPLIMHAIDMFIDITHSQLKEETIRTHMAIVNAIQNNDAIGAQDAMTLHLIYNRDRLRRVLKKDPS, from the coding sequence ATGGCCTCAACGAATAAATCTCTTGCCGACAAGACTACGGAAAGAATCATTAGATACATCATTGATAACAAATTAAGGGAAGGAGCTCAGCTTCCTAACGAAACCACGCTTTCCTCCCTTATGGGGGTGGGACGAAGCACCTTGCGGGAGGCCATACGCGCTCTTGTTTCCCGCAATATTCTCACGGTCCAGCAGGGATCCGGAATTTACGTCTGCCACAATACGGGGGTGTCCGACGATCCTCTGGGCTTTACTTTTATAGAAAATAAGGAAAAGCTGGTAACCGACCTTTTGGAGTTCCGCATGATGATCGAACCCCGGGTGGCCGCCCTGGCCGCTTCAAAGGCTACTCCGGCACAAGCCCAGGAGCTTCTCCTCCTGGCAAACCGGGTGGCTGAATGCTGCGAAGCAGGGAAACCCCACGCAGAGGCCGATGCACTCTTCCACGCCAAGATCGCAGAGATCAGCGAAAATGTCATCGTACCTCAGCTTGAACCACTGATTATGCATGCCATTGATATGTTTATTGACATCACCCATTCCCAGTTAAAAGAGGAAACCATCAGAACACACATGGCTATTGTAAACGCCATACAAAATAATGATGCCATTGGTGCGCAGGATGCCATGACGCTTCATCTTATTTACAACCGGGACCGTCTGCGAAGAGTCCTGAAAAAAGACCCATCCTAG
- a CDS encoding IS3 family transposase (programmed frameshift), with protein MAKHSFGLKKRMVLAYESGEGGYAFLSKKYNVSRIMIRKWVAAYKEFGDEGLRRSRQNETYSFEFKLHVVELYLSTEVSYQELALTVGMNNPPLITKWVNDFRIAGPDALRPKRKGRRRKMDKPKEIARDVPDSLKDNNEYIKQLEDELLKLKIENAYFKRTEEAAFRGNTSEQKARIIHSLRGSFKLKDILAITGFPKATYMYWQKRFDRKNQNQEFEQKILEIRKNNKDFGYRRIYGELRKQGLIVNKKRVQRIIQKLGLQVISFTRKSRKYSSYKGKVGKVAPNRIHRRFETYIPHQKITTDTSEFKYYEIDEKGRMNIRKLYLDPFMDMCNREIISYGISQKPSAESIMDALNKTIEKTEDCKYRRTFHSDQGWAYQMKAYVRTLKENKIFQSMSRKGNCHDNSVMENFFGLIKQEMYYGVVYYSYEELKSAIEKYIKYYNEKRIKEKLGWMSPVEYRLSLLAA; from the exons ATGGCAAAACACAGTTTTGGTTTAAAGAAAAGAATGGTATTGGCTTATGAGTCTGGTGAAGGTGGTTATGCTTTTTTGTCCAAGAAATATAATGTTTCGCGGATAATGATACGAAAATGGGTTGCTGCATATAAAGAATTCGGTGACGAAGGACTGAGACGTTCTCGTCAAAATGAAACGTACTCTTTCGAATTTAAGCTTCATGTGGTAGAGTTATATCTATCAACAGAGGTTTCTTATCAGGAGCTCGCTCTTACAGTTGGAATGAATAATCCACCGTTAATTACCAAGTGGGTTAATGATTTCAGAATTGCTGGTCCTGATGCTTTGAGACCAAAGCGTAAAGGACGGCGAAGAAAAATGGATAAACCTAAAGAGATAGCCCGGGATGTGCCAGATTCATTAAAAGATAATAATGAGTATATCAAGCAACTCGAGGATGAATTACTAAAACTAAAAATAGAGAATGCGTATT TTAAAAGAACTGAGGAGGCTGCGTTTAGAGGGAACACCTCAGAACAAAAAGCGAGAATCATCCACAGCCTCCGAGGATCATTCAAACTAAAAGACATTCTCGCAATCACAGGTTTTCCTAAAGCAACATATATGTATTGGCAGAAACGTTTTGATAGAAAAAACCAAAATCAAGAATTCGAGCAAAAGATCCTTGAAATACGAAAGAATAACAAAGATTTTGGCTATCGTCGCATTTATGGAGAGTTAAGAAAACAAGGACTAATTGTAAACAAGAAACGGGTTCAACGGATTATTCAAAAGCTTGGTCTTCAGGTGATATCGTTCACGCGGAAAAGCCGCAAATACAGTTCTTATAAAGGCAAAGTAGGAAAGGTTGCTCCGAATAGAATTCACAGACGATTTGAAACTTATATTCCACACCAGAAGATTACGACCGACACCTCTGAATTTAAGTATTATGAAATAGATGAAAAAGGAAGAATGAATATCAGGAAGCTTTACCTGGATCCATTTATGGATATGTGTAATAGAGAAATAATCAGTTATGGCATATCACAGAAACCATCTGCAGAAAGTATAATGGATGCCTTAAACAAAACAATAGAAAAAACAGAGGATTGTAAATATAGACGTACATTCCACTCAGATCAAGGCTGGGCTTATCAAATGAAAGCGTATGTTCGTACGCTTAAGGAAAACAAGATATTTCAAAGCATGTCCAGAAAAGGAAATTGTCACGATAATTCGGTTATGGAAAACTTTTTTGGACTTATAAAGCAAGAAATGTATTATGGTGTAGTTTACTATAGTTATGAAGAGCTTAAGTCAGCTATTGAGAAATACATAAAATACTACAATGAGAAACGAATTAAAGAAAAACTGGGATGGATGAGTCCTGTAGAATACAGACTCAGCCTCCTGGCTGCATAA